From Mesorhizobium sp. Pch-S:
GAGGGGCAAAAAGGCTCTGGTCATCGAAAAACTCCGTTGTTCGCCAGTGGCGATGGCCCGATTAGGCGCCGAATATGGATTGATTTGGGCGATGTTGGCGAGAGTGCTCGTAAAGCCTTGTGTGGGGACACGAAAAACACTATCCAGCCCGCGTGGGGCCTGTAGCTCAATGGTTAGAGCCGGCGGCTCATAACCGCTTGGTTGGGGGTTCGAGTCCCTCCGGGCCCACCAGTCAACTATTTTGACTTTGATTTTATTGCATTTTCTTCGATTTTCCCCGAACCTGTTTTTCGGTTCGGGATATTGTGTTCTCCATCTGGTCGGCAACGCGGCCAAAGGATTTGACGCCAAGGCGTTTTCTATCGGCCTTGCGAGTGCAGGTTTCGGCCTGTTCGACCTTCAGCCAACCGAATTGCGCCATCAACTCGTGAGCGCTCGCGCCATTCATTGGCAGCGAGCGTCGCGCCGAGCTTTCGCAATCCGTGAGCGGATTTCTTGATCTTTGCATCTTGGCACCGGGCAGAGAACCAATTTCCAAAGCTTTCCTTGGATGTAAATGGCTTGCCATCGTCCTTGACGATGAAGTGCAGATCCCCGGTTTTCGTGGCGGCAATCGTGTCCAGTAGGCGCATCTTCGGGACTATTTCGAGTTCGCAAACGTAGCAGTTGGCGCGCCTTCTTATCCAGCCAATTTGGCAGCTAGGCTAGCGAGATGGCGCCCCTGAAACTTTGCCCCTTCAAGGTCGATCTCCGTGGGAGTTCGCTCGCCGCGCTTGCCCGATAAGGTGGATGCTCCGTAAGGGGAGCAACCAACGAGTGCGTCCATGTGGGTTAAGCCGCCATAGCTATAGGGGAGGCCAACGACGATCATGCCAAGATGAAGCAGAACGGTGTGAAAGCTTAGGATTGTCGCTTCATGACCGCCGTGCTGAAGACCCGTAGAGGTGAAGACCGCTCCCAGTTTTCCGACCAGCCTGTCTTGGGCCCATAGTTGACTTGTCTGATCGAGGAAATTCTTCATTTGGGCGGCCATCATCCCGTAGCGTGTCGGGGTGCCAAAGATGATCGCATCGTACGAGGGCAGTTCAGCGACAGAGGCTGTGGGAACCGGCTGATTGACAATGTATCCGGCCTTCGCGGCAATGGCTGGCGGCACCAAATCTGGGACGCGTTTGACAACTACCTGGCCTCCAGCTTGGCAGGCACCTGCCGAGATGGCATGCGCCATGGTCTCGGTGTGCCCATAAGACGAATAGTAAAGTACGAGAATTCTTGCCATCCCTCACTCCTCCTAAGCCGACTATATTGTGCGGAAGAGGATCTTCTAGGCTCGGCAAACGCATCATCGTGTTGTTGAACAAACAACATTCAACGTCATCCCATGCGCCCGCCATGACTGTTGCATGTCGTGCAACGCGGTTTTCGAAGCGTGGTCGATACCGTTTGATTATCAGGCGACTAGTCTTTGAGCCGGCTGCAAGCGAATTCCGCTTTCAGGAAGCAAAGAAGGATGCCTCATGGACAACCCCGCACAAAATGCTGGCTCAGCCCCGGTGAGAGTTGCGAAATTCAATATATCTGACGCCCCCCTTAGCAAGCTCTATCCCGAGAAAACCATCGAACTCGGAGACGTAATAGATCGCAGATCCGGTGGCACCATCAGCATAGGCTATGCCCGGTACAAATCGGGTGAAGCCAACGATTGGAAGGTCACTTACGACGAGGCCCTGGTTATCACCAAGGGCAACTTCACCGTCGTCTATGACGGAGAAGACTATACGGCCGCTCTGGGGGAGGTGATCTATCTGAAGAAGGATACGACAATTTTCTATCGCGCAAATACGGACGTTGAGCTTGTTTACGTAACCTACCCACATTGGCGGCCTTAGCTGCACAGGCGCGCCGCCTATCAGGGGAGTAAGGGGTGAGGCTGTAAATCATTCCTTCTCCCTTTGTTTTCCAGTTTGATCGCCTTCTGATCACAGTCAGAGGATTTTGTGTTCTTGGCAACAACTCTGGCTAAGTCCGCAGTCTCGCCAATGCCGTCAGCGCCATCGCTGCTCATGGCATGAAGCTGCTCATTGATTGCGAAGTCGGAGCAGATCGAACGTCGCCCAGTCGACACCTCGCCAATCGAATGAACGCAGGGCAACGACGCTTGGGATGAGATTTTCCCGAGTTCTGCGCTGCGATCATTGGCCGTGTGATGATGGTTGCGGCAACGCTCGCCTGATGCCGATACGGCGCTAACCGGCGACCATCAGCCCAACAATTCCGCCACTCAACGCCAGATGCTCACAGGCAAATTGTTGATGGACGATGCGCAGATTCGGATCACGGTAGATCCACCATCGGTGGAAGAGCAGATCCGAGCCGAGCGTGAACAGGATCACGCCAACACCGCCTTGGACCACCGTGGCCGGATTCAAGAAAAGCAGGCTTGCAACCGTCATTGCAATCGTGCCCGCACCAACCAAAACAGCGCCGCCGCGGCGGATGCCTGCTCGGGCGAGATCCTCCACATTCCGAGCAAAACGGATGGTATTGAACGATGCAGACCACAGGAAATAGAAGGAGACGGCTGCGCGCCCGAGAAATGTCAAAAGCGTGAGCGTTTCGGGATTCATGGTTGCCATCTCTCGCATCATGGTGCTGTTGCGACACGCAAGCCAAGCTTCACTACAGACCAGCATAAGGTGATCTTGCTGCGGGTCTTCCGGTTTTTTTGAGCCACCGGTAACGGCCGGTGTCCTTTGCTGCGTAGTCGGGATCGAGATAGACGAAACACCGCTGGATCATAAAACTACGAATTTGAAAGACGTCGCAAAAGCGCCCGCTTCCCCAGATTGGCTGGTCCATTTCCCAGGAGCCGTCGAGGTGTTGGCCGCTGGTACGGCCTTCGACGACGACGATTTCGGAGCCGGAGAATATCCAGTTGAAGTCTTCGGTGTGATGACGAATTCGCGTTAGCGTCGCGCCGACATCCCCAAACAAGCGGCCGATCTCGACCCGTCCGTTGGCGAGCCCCCATTTGGGAAAGAAGACCTGGGCGTCTTCAGCGAACAACTCCAGAAAAGGTCGACCGTCGGAAGTGCTGCCGTTGTCGATCGCGTTGAAGTACTCCAAAGCGACCAATTTTCGCTGCTCGTCAGTCATCGGGAGCGCGATATGCATGGAACCCCCTTGATTGGAAGGCGGCGACTATCGTGTGTGAACTGCGCAGGGGTCGTGTTCGAAATGAAAACCGGACGCCGCTGCGCGGTTCGGCGAGTTAGAACGGCTATTGGCGCCAGTGAGGATGGGTCACGTAGACGAGTTCCACATCATCATCCGCGCGGTACAGGACCTTGGTGCCGTTCTTGAGATAGATCACCTCTCCAGGCAATGCGGTGTACTCGGTGCCGTCGTTCACCACCGTGAATTTGCCACGGGTAATGATAAGCGCTTCGTCATAGGTGACTGTCCATTCATTGGACTCACCTGATTTGTAGCGTCCATAACCCACCGTCATGGTGCTCTCGGACGTTCTGTCGATGACGTCCCCAAGTTCGATGGGTTTCTCCGGATACAATCTGGTGAGCGGAGCATCCGCGATGCTGAACTTTTTGATGGTGACCGCGGTTCCAGCGAGTGCGGCGGTTGCGACAACCGACAATGTGAGTGCGGTACAAATCTGTATCAAAGCGCGTTTCATGAGGTCCTCCCTTTGCTTCGCTGATGCCGGCGAACGCCACTCAATCGTGCGCGGACGTTTTCGAAATTTGCCGGCAAGTGAAATCTAGCTGTTGCAAGATTGGATGGTACCTGTGATGTTTAGAAAAGCGCGTTGCGCGCTATGCAACAGCACGAGCAAACGATATGCGCCCGAGCCTGGAAGAACTGGAAGCGTTTCTGCACGTGGCCGAAACGGGAAGTTTTACCAAAGCAGCGGATCGTCTCGGCATATCCAAATCCGTTGTGAGCCGTCGCTTAAGTGCGCTGGAACGCCGATTGGGGGCGATGCTGGTAAGCCGCACCACGCATGCGGTTACTCTGACGGAATTAGGCAGTGGGTTCCTGGAGCGTGCGCGCAGAACACTGGATGACATTGACGAGGCAATGGAAGTCGTTGGTGCCGGCGCCGTCGCGATCCGAGGGCTGGTGCGCATAACGGCGCCGACAAATCTCGGGACGCTGCATGTGCTGCCGGCTCTGATGACGTTGATGGCACTGCATGAGGGGCTGGAAGCCGATCTGGATCTCAATGACCGTTATGCCGACATCGTTGCAGGTGGTTTCGACCTGGCAATCAGGATCGGTGACCTGAAGGATTCTGCTCTTGTCTCAAGACGGCTTGGTACCGTCCGACGTTGTGTTGTCTGCAGCCCGCAATACCTTGAAAGAAAAGGCCGCCCCATGACGCCGGACGACCTGGAGCACCATGAATGCCTTGCCTACACGAACATGAATCCGAGTGACCAGTGGCGTTTCATGGTCGATGGGAACTGGAAAGCCACTCGCACCAAATACCGGCTGCGCACCAATGACGGCAATGCGCTGTTGACAGCAGCTGTCGCCGGCCGGGGTTTGGTGGGCTTGCCGAACTTCATTGTCCAGCATGATGTCGCAGAAGGAAAACTGGTTCGCGTGCTTGAGGATTTCGCACTGCCGGAGGTTGGCGTGTTCGCTCTGTTTCCCTCAAGCGCTCGTCTTCCAGGCCGCGCGCGCGCTGTCGTCGAACATCTCGCCGAGCATTTCCAGCGCGCCTTTATCTGACGGCCCGCTGAACGTGACTGTTCGGATTTCTGCCAGCGTCTTCGCCTAAGCTTTTGGCCAGCGCTGTGAAATCTCAGGATCGCTTGTCCCGAAGACGTCCGACAGCCACAGGATACGATCATCGTCCCAGGCTCGCCCGGTGAACTGAATGCCGATCGGCAAGCCGTCGATGTCGAAACCGGCGCGGACCGCACAAGACGGAAGTCCCGACAGGCTTTGTGGCGCCGTGTAGCTCATCACAAGCTTACGAAATTCGACTTTCGAGCCACGGTGATCGACGTAGTCGGTTCCGATGGACGCTGGAGAGCCTGCCGATACAGGGCTTACGATCGCATCCACCTGTGACAGGATACGTTCCATGCCCGACCGAAAATCTGCTCGCCGTTCCACTGCCTTGAAATAGGCAGAAGATGTAGTGGCACCTGCCAGCTTGAGGCGATCCAAAACGGCATTGCTGTATTCCGATTTGCGTTCGGGAAAGGTGCGTAGGATCAATTGATGATAGTGGTGCGCTTCAGCGAGGATCATCGGGGCAAGGATCGCGTAGGGATCGCTGAGCTGGGGTAATGGCCACGCAATTTCGATGATTTCTGCGCCGAGCGACCTTAATCTGCTCAATACGCGGTCGAACACCGCGGCATGGTCGGACGCCAGTTCGACTGTATCCATATCGCGCACCACCCCTATGCGCAGCCCCCGCAGATCGGTCGGGTTGTGTTGGGAAAAATCGGACGATGCCTGGCCAGCCAACCGTCCGTCCATGGCTGCAAGGACGAGCGGGAGATCGGATGGAACACGGGCCATCGGTCCGATGTGATCGAGGCTGGGCGCAAGTGCAGTAGCTCCCTCGACGGGTATGCGAGCGCGGGTTGGTTTCAGCCCGGCGGTTCCGCAGAAGGCTGACGGGATGCGAATGGAACCGGCGGTATCAGAGCCAATGGCGATCGGGACCAAACCAGCTGCAAGTGCAGCTGCCGAGCCACCACTGGAACCTCCAGGCACGCGGTCGAGATTCCACGGATTGCGGGTCGGTCCATGAAGCCGGCCCGTCGTGGTGATACCCCAGCCAAACTCATGTGTGGCGGCTTTGCCGAGCAGGATGGCACCGGTAGTCCGCAGACGTTCGACAGCTACGGCATCCTTGGTGGGGATATGATCGGCGAAATGAACGGCGCCAT
This genomic window contains:
- a CDS encoding cupin, which codes for MKRALIQICTALTLSVVATAALAGTAVTIKKFSIADAPLTRLYPEKPIELGDVIDRTSESTMTVGYGRYKSGESNEWTVTYDEALIITRGKFTVVNDGTEYTALPGEVIYLKNGTKVLYRADDDVELVYVTHPHWRQ
- a CDS encoding cupin — translated: MDNPAQNAGSAPVRVAKFNISDAPLSKLYPEKTIELGDVIDRRSGGTISIGYARYKSGEANDWKVTYDEALVITKGNFTVVYDGEDYTAALGEVIYLKKDTTIFYRANTDVELVYVTYPHWRP
- a CDS encoding nuclear transport factor 2 family protein, translating into MHIALPMTDEQRKLVALEYFNAIDNGSTSDGRPFLELFAEDAQVFFPKWGLANGRVEIGRLFGDVGATLTRIRHHTEDFNWIFSGSEIVVVEGRTSGQHLDGSWEMDQPIWGSGRFCDVFQIRSFMIQRCFVYLDPDYAAKDTGRYRWLKKTGRPAARSPYAGL
- a CDS encoding amidase, which encodes MFPDENLSARQLIDAFRVRKLSPVEVIQAAARRIDQINPSINALTTLCLDRALVEARASERRYLENKALPLDGVPFVAKDLLDTAGIRTTYGAVHFADHIPTKDAVAVERLRTTGAILLGKAATHEFGWGITTTGRLHGPTRNPWNLDRVPGGSSGGSAAALAAGLVPIAIGSDTAGSIRIPSAFCGTAGLKPTRARIPVEGATALAPSLDHIGPMARVPSDLPLVLAAMDGRLAGQASSDFSQHNPTDLRGLRIGVVRDMDTVELASDHAAVFDRVLSRLRSLGAEIIEIAWPLPQLSDPYAILAPMILAEAHHYHQLILRTFPERKSEYSNAVLDRLKLAGATTSSAYFKAVERRADFRSGMERILSQVDAIVSPVSAGSPASIGTDYVDHRGSKVEFRKLVMSYTAPQSLSGLPSCAVRAGFDIDGLPIGIQFTGRAWDDDRILWLSDVFGTSDPEISQRWPKA
- the wrbA gene encoding NAD(P)H:quinone oxidoreductase, producing the protein MARILVLYYSSYGHTETMAHAISAGACQAGGQVVVKRVPDLVPPAIAAKAGYIVNQPVPTASVAELPSYDAIIFGTPTRYGMMAAQMKNFLDQTSQLWAQDRLVGKLGAVFTSTGLQHGGHEATILSFHTVLLHLGMIVVGLPYSYGGLTHMDALVGCSPYGASTLSGKRGERTPTEIDLEGAKFQGRHLASLAAKLAG
- a CDS encoding LysR family transcriptional regulator; translation: MRPSLEELEAFLHVAETGSFTKAADRLGISKSVVSRRLSALERRLGAMLVSRTTHAVTLTELGSGFLERARRTLDDIDEAMEVVGAGAVAIRGLVRITAPTNLGTLHVLPALMTLMALHEGLEADLDLNDRYADIVAGGFDLAIRIGDLKDSALVSRRLGTVRRCVVCSPQYLERKGRPMTPDDLEHHECLAYTNMNPSDQWRFMVDGNWKATRTKYRLRTNDGNALLTAAVAGRGLVGLPNFIVQHDVAEGKLVRVLEDFALPEVGVFALFPSSARLPGRARAVVEHLAEHFQRAFI